One Deltaproteobacteria bacterium DNA window includes the following coding sequences:
- a CDS encoding conjugal transfer protein TraD, translated as MAIAGGWGLGVRDWLPRPLPTVKIETCCSSFVTFHSAFFIVFTNPQPPTPSPKGPYSFVPPVTTAVSPRFFAAKKRVNALLVSGNAKLPPSGRGTKLWLSTWRVIKVTAVATPSSAYYGLLGHTDSATCEGGLTMTTRTTDPALRLKKLEEQIAKKKAELIRERGRLSETTRKNRMRRMIQIGELAEIAGVIESENAFLLGVLLKAKEIDPVSAEWRDLKQRGDAVLTKREATRKKDVLKDYQQRQQTADTETA; from the coding sequence ATGGCCATAGCTGGGGGTTGGGGATTGGGGGTTAGGGATTGGTTACCCCGCCCACTCCCCACCGTAAAAATTGAAACATGTTGCTCGTCATTCGTAACTTTTCATTCTGCATTCTTCATTGTCTTCACTAATCCCCAACCCCCAACCCCTAGCCCCAAAGGGCCTTACTCATTCGTACCGCCTGTCACCACTGCCGTATCGCCCCGTTTCTTTGCCGCAAAGAAACGGGTAAACGCGCTTTTGGTGTCAGGTAATGCGAAGCTACCACCTTCGGGGCGGGGAACCAAACTTTGGTTATCGACGTGGCGTGTGATAAAGGTCACGGCGGTCGCTACACCTTCGTCGGCTTACTACGGACTACTGGGACACACTGACTCTGCTACGTGTGAAGGAGGACTCACCATGACTACGCGCACGACTGACCCTGCCCTGCGCCTCAAAAAACTCGAAGAGCAGATTGCCAAGAAGAAAGCGGAACTCATCCGTGAACGGGGCCGTCTGTCTGAAACGACGCGGAAGAATCGCATGCGCCGGATGATTCAGATCGGCGAACTCGCTGAGATCGCCGGGGTCATCGAGTCGGAGAATGCGTTTTTATTGGGGGTACTGTTGAAAGCAAAAGAAATTGATCCTGTCTCAGCAGAATGGCGGGATCTCAAACAACGCGGGGATGCGGTTCTTACAAAGCGCGAAGCTACACGCAAGAAAGATGTCCTGAAAGACTATCAACAACGCCAACAAACTGCTGACACTGAGACCGCATAG